From a single Salmo salar chromosome ssa22, Ssal_v3.1, whole genome shotgun sequence genomic region:
- the LOC106583463 gene encoding NCK-interacting protein with SH3 domain isoform X1 translates to MYRSLYAFRSAEPNSLHFGAGESFLILEHSNKHWWLGSRCSSGETGYVPASYIEKIQAPEQDEVLQSIDRAIEGIHNLAMKNAGKYNLEQRDMLQKLIHHRKETLSRRSPTPSSPKQGLSSSTSELSLSHTPQPPNGISRTMSESTDNVQGLYQVPPQPRRAAPITPPPPEKLRASRHPAESSIPPPTGPAPAAGTGLSPSVSSASLDSGSSHSVVSSDVSLPSVASTPPPVPSRVKPPPPPPDDLPPSPQPAPSKKGPAPQPQPQPTPPPQPSTEDQSETDWPLAPPSVAESPPGSPTHSEPVPGTTGAELIELVRRNTGLSYDLSRVAVGVVVGHLQTTLPQASSALEKVLLSLVESKDQSSALPQGQVCHDEQRLEVILGDLARHFDDSQQRSWALHEDHSLIACYLEELLKILTDADPEVCKKMCRVNHSEPVLSLVTYYQMEHRVSLRLLLLKVFGAMCSLDSALISTLLNSILPMELARDLQTDTQEHQKMCYTALVLTMIFSMGEQVPYHHYEHLNASFVQFLLDVVEDGLPSDPTEQLPDLCVNLILAFNLHLIVPSSNVIMQTVVKKNVKIFSEKIVLLLNRGDDPVCVFKHAPPAPHSVLKFLQDVFASRDSSDIFYRTDMMVMIDIAVRCISDLSPGDKLRMEYLSLMHSIIRSTDYLEHRHRLSDLQGALQRILREEDNSGADEGGATAKQMDKLIVQEMYKEFPQISES, encoded by the exons ATGTATCGGTCTCTGTATGCCTTCCGATCTGCGGAGCCCAACTCGCTCCACTTCGGGGCCGGCGAGAGCTTTCTGATCCTGGAACACAGCAACAAACACTGGTGGCTCGGCTCACGCTGCAGTTCGGGCGAGACAGGCTACGTTCCCGCTTCTTACATCGAAAAGATTCAG GCTCCAGAGCAGGATGAGGTTTTACAGTCTATCGACCGGGCCATCGAAGGGATCCATAACTTGGCCATGAAGAACGCGGGCAAATACAACCTGGAGCAGCGAGACATGCTACA GAAGTTGATCCATCACAGGAAGGAGACCCTGTCAAGGCGAAGTCCAACTCCATCCAGTCCTAAGCAGGGCCTGTCCTCATCTACCAGCGAACTGTCCCTCAGCCACACCCCTCAACCACCCAATGGGATCAGCCGCACAATGTCAGAGAGTACCGACAATGTGCAGGGGCTTTACCAG GTGCCTCCTCAGCCCCGTCGTGCAGCACCCATAACTCCGCCCCCTCCAGAGAAACTAAGAGCCAGCCGACACCCAG caGAGTCAtccattcctcctcctactggCCCCGCCCCTGCTGCAGGGACTGGCCTGTCCCCCTCTGTCAGCTCTGCCTCCCTGGACTCGGGTTCCTCCCACTCTGTGGTTTCCTCTGATGTCAGCCTTCCAAGCGTTGCCAGCACCCCGCCCCCGGTGCCAAGCCGTGTGAAGCCCCCGCCCCCTCCTCCAGACgacctacctccctctccccagCCAGCTCCCTCAAAGAAGGGCCCCGCACCCCAACCTCAACCGCAGCCCACTCCCCCACCACAGCCCAGCACTGAGGACCAATCAGAAACCGACTGGCCTCTTGCCCCGCCCTCTGTCGCTGAAAGCCCCCCCGGCAGCCCCACTCACTCAGAGCCTGTCCCCGGGACAACAGGGGCGGAGCTTATCGAGCTGGTGAGGAGGAACACGGGGCTgagttacgatctgtctcgggtaGCGGTGGGTGTGGTCGTGGGTCACCTGCAAACTACCTTACCTCAAGCCTCATCTGCCTTAGAGAAAGTCCTCCTCTCATTGGTAGAGAGCAAG GATCAGAGTTCGGCGTTGCCACAGGGACAAGTGTGTCACGATGAACAGCGCCTGGAGGTCATCTTAGGCGACCTTGCCCGTCACTTTGACGACTCTCAGCAGCGCAGCTGGGCCCTTCACGAAGACCACTCTCTCATCGCATGTTACCTGGAGGAGCTGCTGAAGATACTG ACGGATGCAGATCCAGAGGTGTGTAAGAAGATGTGCAGGGTCAACCACTCAGAGCCAGTGCTGTCACTAGTGACCTATTACCAGATG GAACACCGAGTGTCTCTCCGCCTGCTGTTGCTCAAGGTGTTTGGGGCGATGTGCAGCCTGGACTCGGCCCTCATCTCCACCCTCCTCAACTCCATCCTGCCCATGGAGCTGGCcagagacctgcagacagacacacagg AACATCAGAAGATGTGTTACACAGCCTTGGTCCTGACTATGATCTTCTCTATGGGGGAGCAGGTGCCCTATCACCACTATG AGCACTTAAACGCTAGTTTTGTTCAGTTCCTGCTAGATGTGGTTGAGGACGGTCTTCCCTCTGACCCCACAGAGCAGCTCCCTGACCTCTGTGTCAATCTCATCCTGGCCTTTAACCTGCACCTCATAG TGCCCAGCAGCAATGTGATAATGCAGACTGTAGTCAAGAAGAATGTGAAGATCTTCTCTGAGAAAATAGTGCTTCTACTAAAcagaggag atgacCCTGTGTGTGTCTTTAAACATGCTCCCCCTGCCCCACACTCAGTACTTAAGTTCCTGCAGGATGTCTTCGCCAGCCGAGATTCTTCAGACATCTTCTACCGCACGGACATGATGGTGATGATAGACATCGCTGTTCGATGCATCTCTGACCTCTCACCTGGGGACAAG TTGAGGATGGAGTACCTCTCTCTCATGCACTCCATCATACGCTCCACAGACTACCTGGAGCACCGGCACCGCCTATCCGACCTGCAGGGCGCACTGCAAAGGATTCTGAGAGAGGAGGATAACTCAGGAGCGGACGAGGGCGGGGCCACAGCTAAACAGATGGATAAGCTAATAGTGCAGGAGATGTACAAGGAATTCCCTCAGATCAGCGAGAGCTAG
- the LOC106583463 gene encoding NCK-interacting protein with SH3 domain isoform X2 gives MYRSLYAFRSAEPNSLHFGAGESFLILEHSNKHWWLGSRCSSGETGYVPASYIEKIQAPEQDEVLQSIDRAIEGIHNLAMKNAGKYNLEQRDMLQKLIHHRKETLSRRSPTPSSPKQGLSSSTSELSLSHTPQPPNGISRTMSESTDNVQGLYQVPPQPRRAAPITPPPPEKLRASRHPESSIPPPTGPAPAAGTGLSPSVSSASLDSGSSHSVVSSDVSLPSVASTPPPVPSRVKPPPPPPDDLPPSPQPAPSKKGPAPQPQPQPTPPPQPSTEDQSETDWPLAPPSVAESPPGSPTHSEPVPGTTGAELIELVRRNTGLSYDLSRVAVGVVVGHLQTTLPQASSALEKVLLSLVESKDQSSALPQGQVCHDEQRLEVILGDLARHFDDSQQRSWALHEDHSLIACYLEELLKILTDADPEVCKKMCRVNHSEPVLSLVTYYQMEHRVSLRLLLLKVFGAMCSLDSALISTLLNSILPMELARDLQTDTQEHQKMCYTALVLTMIFSMGEQVPYHHYEHLNASFVQFLLDVVEDGLPSDPTEQLPDLCVNLILAFNLHLIVPSSNVIMQTVVKKNVKIFSEKIVLLLNRGDDPVCVFKHAPPAPHSVLKFLQDVFASRDSSDIFYRTDMMVMIDIAVRCISDLSPGDKLRMEYLSLMHSIIRSTDYLEHRHRLSDLQGALQRILREEDNSGADEGGATAKQMDKLIVQEMYKEFPQISES, from the exons ATGTATCGGTCTCTGTATGCCTTCCGATCTGCGGAGCCCAACTCGCTCCACTTCGGGGCCGGCGAGAGCTTTCTGATCCTGGAACACAGCAACAAACACTGGTGGCTCGGCTCACGCTGCAGTTCGGGCGAGACAGGCTACGTTCCCGCTTCTTACATCGAAAAGATTCAG GCTCCAGAGCAGGATGAGGTTTTACAGTCTATCGACCGGGCCATCGAAGGGATCCATAACTTGGCCATGAAGAACGCGGGCAAATACAACCTGGAGCAGCGAGACATGCTACA GAAGTTGATCCATCACAGGAAGGAGACCCTGTCAAGGCGAAGTCCAACTCCATCCAGTCCTAAGCAGGGCCTGTCCTCATCTACCAGCGAACTGTCCCTCAGCCACACCCCTCAACCACCCAATGGGATCAGCCGCACAATGTCAGAGAGTACCGACAATGTGCAGGGGCTTTACCAG GTGCCTCCTCAGCCCCGTCGTGCAGCACCCATAACTCCGCCCCCTCCAGAGAAACTAAGAGCCAGCCGACACCCAG AGTCAtccattcctcctcctactggCCCCGCCCCTGCTGCAGGGACTGGCCTGTCCCCCTCTGTCAGCTCTGCCTCCCTGGACTCGGGTTCCTCCCACTCTGTGGTTTCCTCTGATGTCAGCCTTCCAAGCGTTGCCAGCACCCCGCCCCCGGTGCCAAGCCGTGTGAAGCCCCCGCCCCCTCCTCCAGACgacctacctccctctccccagCCAGCTCCCTCAAAGAAGGGCCCCGCACCCCAACCTCAACCGCAGCCCACTCCCCCACCACAGCCCAGCACTGAGGACCAATCAGAAACCGACTGGCCTCTTGCCCCGCCCTCTGTCGCTGAAAGCCCCCCCGGCAGCCCCACTCACTCAGAGCCTGTCCCCGGGACAACAGGGGCGGAGCTTATCGAGCTGGTGAGGAGGAACACGGGGCTgagttacgatctgtctcgggtaGCGGTGGGTGTGGTCGTGGGTCACCTGCAAACTACCTTACCTCAAGCCTCATCTGCCTTAGAGAAAGTCCTCCTCTCATTGGTAGAGAGCAAG GATCAGAGTTCGGCGTTGCCACAGGGACAAGTGTGTCACGATGAACAGCGCCTGGAGGTCATCTTAGGCGACCTTGCCCGTCACTTTGACGACTCTCAGCAGCGCAGCTGGGCCCTTCACGAAGACCACTCTCTCATCGCATGTTACCTGGAGGAGCTGCTGAAGATACTG ACGGATGCAGATCCAGAGGTGTGTAAGAAGATGTGCAGGGTCAACCACTCAGAGCCAGTGCTGTCACTAGTGACCTATTACCAGATG GAACACCGAGTGTCTCTCCGCCTGCTGTTGCTCAAGGTGTTTGGGGCGATGTGCAGCCTGGACTCGGCCCTCATCTCCACCCTCCTCAACTCCATCCTGCCCATGGAGCTGGCcagagacctgcagacagacacacagg AACATCAGAAGATGTGTTACACAGCCTTGGTCCTGACTATGATCTTCTCTATGGGGGAGCAGGTGCCCTATCACCACTATG AGCACTTAAACGCTAGTTTTGTTCAGTTCCTGCTAGATGTGGTTGAGGACGGTCTTCCCTCTGACCCCACAGAGCAGCTCCCTGACCTCTGTGTCAATCTCATCCTGGCCTTTAACCTGCACCTCATAG TGCCCAGCAGCAATGTGATAATGCAGACTGTAGTCAAGAAGAATGTGAAGATCTTCTCTGAGAAAATAGTGCTTCTACTAAAcagaggag atgacCCTGTGTGTGTCTTTAAACATGCTCCCCCTGCCCCACACTCAGTACTTAAGTTCCTGCAGGATGTCTTCGCCAGCCGAGATTCTTCAGACATCTTCTACCGCACGGACATGATGGTGATGATAGACATCGCTGTTCGATGCATCTCTGACCTCTCACCTGGGGACAAG TTGAGGATGGAGTACCTCTCTCTCATGCACTCCATCATACGCTCCACAGACTACCTGGAGCACCGGCACCGCCTATCCGACCTGCAGGGCGCACTGCAAAGGATTCTGAGAGAGGAGGATAACTCAGGAGCGGACGAGGGCGGGGCCACAGCTAAACAGATGGATAAGCTAATAGTGCAGGAGATGTACAAGGAATTCCCTCAGATCAGCGAGAGCTAG